In Triticum aestivum cultivar Chinese Spring chromosome 5B, IWGSC CS RefSeq v2.1, whole genome shotgun sequence, the following proteins share a genomic window:
- the LOC123115981 gene encoding uncharacterized protein — MCPLRVILIFLSATVAGFFLLQGLNADTDCFRDGDEGSESPTAAVPLHSKVGSAVKTGFWTTVDMASGRYLWRTLVAPPVNSESDKAR; from the exons ATGTGCCCGCTGAGGGTGATACTCATCTTCCTCTCCGCCACCGTCGCCGGATTCTTCCTCCTCCAGGGCCTCAACGCCGACACCGACTGTTTCCGTGACGGCGACGAGGGCTCGGAATCTCCCACGGCCGCCGTTCCCCTCCATTCCAAG GTTGGTTCAGCTGTCAAAACTGGGTTCTGGACAACGGTGGACATGGCCAGCGGTCGGTACCTTTGGCGGACCCTTGTTGCGCCACCGGTGAATTCTGAATCTGACAAGGCCCGGTGA